A part of Molothrus aeneus isolate 106 chromosome 10, BPBGC_Maene_1.0, whole genome shotgun sequence genomic DNA contains:
- the TFRC gene encoding transferrin receptor protein 1 isoform X1, which produces MDHARAAISNLFSGEPTSYTRFSIARQTDGDNSHVEMNLAADEEEGGEIGRPEHLHASMPPPRRNGKNLCFVIMAAALLLLIGFLIGYLSYRGRMQRVNRCLDGSGNCEMTPTASYYSDDGMEEEEVPGPRILYWPVLRKMLSSKLSTARLEANLRQRESKTSFEAGKAEDEGTAGHIHDQFTSFRMDDVWNDEHYVRLQDKGSSRNQVFIIEDSQEELESPDAYVAYSKSGTVTGKPVYVNYGLKEDFQKIRNLGVSMNGAIIIFRAGKITLAEKVANARKEGAVGVLMYPGPSNDRKADSYVPFAHAHLGTGDPFTPGFPSFNHTQFPPVESSGLPQIPVQTISREAAARLFGKMDGDKCLEEWRADIMGCKVTVSSGSKMTVKLTVNNVMVDRKILNIFGVIKGFEEPDRYVVLGAQRDSWGPGAAKAGVGTAILLELARVISDMVKNDDYKPRRSIIFASWSAGEYGAVGATEWLEGYSTTLHAKAFTYINLDTAVLGSTDIKISASPLLYSLLETTMKRVKDPADDLRYLDSRAGPDWIKKVVPLDLDNAAFPFLAYSGIPVVSFGFYDENDEYAFLGTTEDTLANLKRKTVNLYPLMRTAAEVAGQIALRMTHDHELFLDLDRYSDELLSFQEKLWHFNGNVKELGLTLNWLYFARGDFQRAADALRRDIENSDTENRIVRRALNDRMMKVEYDFLSPYLSPKDAPFRHIFFGRGSHTLKSLLENLEQLAANKTSVDVNELKEQMALVTWTIKGAANALVGDIWNTDNEI; this is translated from the exons ATGGATCATGCCAGAGCAGCAATCTCTAACTTG TTCAGTGGCGAGCCAACATCGTACACACGCTTCAGCATTGCCCGGCAAACGGACGGAGACAACAGCCACGTGGAGATGAACCTGGCTGCtgatgaggaggaaggaggggaaatTGGGAGACCAGAGCACCTGCATGCCAGCATGCCTCCTCCACGGAGGAATGGCAAGAACCTCTGCTTCGTAATCATGGCAGCTGCCCTCCTCCTTTTGATTG GGTTTCTGATCGGCTACCTGAGTTATCGTGGACGCATGCAGAGGGTTAACAGGTGTCTGGATGGAAGTGGCAACTGCGAGATGACTCCTACTGCATCTTACTACTCAGATGATGGAATGGAGGAAGAAGAGGTTCCTGGACCACGCATCTTATACTGGCCTGTATTAAGGAAAATGTTGTCATCTAAACTGTCAACTGCACGTCTTGAGGCCAACCTGAG GCAAAGGGAAAGTAAGACTTCTTTTGAAGCTGGCAAAGCTGAAGATGAGGGCACTGCCGGCCACATTCATGACCAGTTCACCAGCTTCCGCATGGATGATGTGTGGAACGATGAGCACTATGTTAGGCTGCAGGATAAAGGCAG cagcaggaaccaAGTGTTCATTATAGAAGATAGTCAAGAAGAGTTGGAGAGTCCTGATGCATATGTGGCATACAGCAAGAGCGGCACAGTTACC GGCAAACCTGTCTATGTGAACTATGGACTGAAAGAAGATTTTCAGAAGATACGAAATTTGGGTGTTTCAATGAATGGAGCTATAATCATCTtcagagctggaaaaataaCCCTTGCTGAGAAG GTTGCAAATGCCAGAAAGGAGGGAGCAGTTGGTGTCCTGATGTACCCGGGCCCCTCAAATGACAGGAAGGCAGATTCCTATGTCCCCTTTGCACAT GCCCACCTTGGAACTGGAGACCCTTTCACCCCAGGCTTCCCTTCTTTCAACCACACCCAGTTCCCACCAGTGGAATCTTCTGGACTACCTCAAATTCCTGTCCAAACTATCTctagagaagcagcagccagacTGTTTGG aaaaatGGATGGAGACAAATGCCTTGAGGAGTGGAGAGCTGATATCATGGGATGTAAGGTGACAGTGAGCAGTGGCAGCAAGATGACAGTGAAACTGACTGTGAACAACGTTATGGTGGATAGGAAGATTCTGAACATCTTTGGTGTTATCAAGGGATTTGAAGAACCAG ACCGGTATGTTGTGCTCGGAGCCCAGAGAGACTCCTGggggccaggagcagccaagGCTGGAGTTGGCACTGCCATCTTGTTGGAACTTGCCCGTGTGATCTCAGACATGGTGAAAAATG ATGACTACAAACCACGGCGCAGCATTATCTTTGCTAGCTGGAGTGCAGGAGAGTACGGAGCTGTGGGTGCTACCGAGTGGCTGGAG GGGTACTCCACCACGCTGCATGCCAAAGCCTTCACTTATATCAACTTGGATACTGCAGTCCTGG gcTCCACAGACATCAAGATTTCTGCTAGCCCATTGCTGTACTCATTGCTGGAGACAACTATGAAGAGG GTAAAGGACCCTGCAGACGATTTGCGTTACCTGGATAGCAGAGCTGGCCCTGACTGGATAAAGAAAGT CGTTCCCCTTGATCTGGATAATGCAGCATTCCCTTTTCTGGCCTACTCAGGAATCCCAGTGGTTTCCTTTGGTTTCTACGAT GAAAATGATGAGTATGCCTTTTTGGGCACTACTGAGGACACTTTGGCTAACCTGAAAAGGAAGACTGTCAACTTGTATCCTCTCATGCGTACTGCTGCAGAAGTTGCTGGTCAAATAGCTCTCAGGATGACCCATGACCATGAGCTCTTCCTGGACTTGGATAGATACAGTGACGAATTGCTGTCATTCCAGGAGAAGCTTTGGCACTTCAATGGCAATGTGAAG GAACTGGGGCTGACCTTGAACTGGCTGTATTTTGCTCGTGGAGACTTCCAGCGAGCTGCAGATGCACTGAGAAGAGACATCGAAAACAGTGACACAGAAAACAGGATTGTCCGCAGAGCCCTGAATGACAGGATGATGAAG GTGGAATACGACTTCCTCTCTCCATACCTCTCACCAAAAGATGCTCCCTTCCGCCACATCTTCTTCGGCAGAGGCAGCCACACCCTGAAGAGTCTGCTGGAGaacctggagcagctggcagccAACAAGACCAGCGTGGATGTGAATGAGCTGAAAGAACAGATGGCCCTGGTGACCTGGACCATTAAAGGGGCTGCCAATGCTTTAGTGGGTGATATCTGGAATACAGACAACGAAATCTAG
- the TFRC gene encoding transferrin receptor protein 1 isoform X2 produces MPEQQSLTCGEPTSYTRFSIARQTDGDNSHVEMNLAADEEEGGEIGRPEHLHASMPPPRRNGKNLCFVIMAAALLLLIGFLIGYLSYRGRMQRVNRCLDGSGNCEMTPTASYYSDDGMEEEEVPGPRILYWPVLRKMLSSKLSTARLEANLRQRESKTSFEAGKAEDEGTAGHIHDQFTSFRMDDVWNDEHYVRLQDKGSSRNQVFIIEDSQEELESPDAYVAYSKSGTVTGKPVYVNYGLKEDFQKIRNLGVSMNGAIIIFRAGKITLAEKVANARKEGAVGVLMYPGPSNDRKADSYVPFAHAHLGTGDPFTPGFPSFNHTQFPPVESSGLPQIPVQTISREAAARLFGKMDGDKCLEEWRADIMGCKVTVSSGSKMTVKLTVNNVMVDRKILNIFGVIKGFEEPDRYVVLGAQRDSWGPGAAKAGVGTAILLELARVISDMVKNDDYKPRRSIIFASWSAGEYGAVGATEWLEGYSTTLHAKAFTYINLDTAVLGSTDIKISASPLLYSLLETTMKRVKDPADDLRYLDSRAGPDWIKKVVPLDLDNAAFPFLAYSGIPVVSFGFYDENDEYAFLGTTEDTLANLKRKTVNLYPLMRTAAEVAGQIALRMTHDHELFLDLDRYSDELLSFQEKLWHFNGNVKELGLTLNWLYFARGDFQRAADALRRDIENSDTENRIVRRALNDRMMKVEYDFLSPYLSPKDAPFRHIFFGRGSHTLKSLLENLEQLAANKTSVDVNELKEQMALVTWTIKGAANALVGDIWNTDNEI; encoded by the exons ATGCCAGAGCAGCAATCTCTAACTTG TGGCGAGCCAACATCGTACACACGCTTCAGCATTGCCCGGCAAACGGACGGAGACAACAGCCACGTGGAGATGAACCTGGCTGCtgatgaggaggaaggaggggaaatTGGGAGACCAGAGCACCTGCATGCCAGCATGCCTCCTCCACGGAGGAATGGCAAGAACCTCTGCTTCGTAATCATGGCAGCTGCCCTCCTCCTTTTGATTG GGTTTCTGATCGGCTACCTGAGTTATCGTGGACGCATGCAGAGGGTTAACAGGTGTCTGGATGGAAGTGGCAACTGCGAGATGACTCCTACTGCATCTTACTACTCAGATGATGGAATGGAGGAAGAAGAGGTTCCTGGACCACGCATCTTATACTGGCCTGTATTAAGGAAAATGTTGTCATCTAAACTGTCAACTGCACGTCTTGAGGCCAACCTGAG GCAAAGGGAAAGTAAGACTTCTTTTGAAGCTGGCAAAGCTGAAGATGAGGGCACTGCCGGCCACATTCATGACCAGTTCACCAGCTTCCGCATGGATGATGTGTGGAACGATGAGCACTATGTTAGGCTGCAGGATAAAGGCAG cagcaggaaccaAGTGTTCATTATAGAAGATAGTCAAGAAGAGTTGGAGAGTCCTGATGCATATGTGGCATACAGCAAGAGCGGCACAGTTACC GGCAAACCTGTCTATGTGAACTATGGACTGAAAGAAGATTTTCAGAAGATACGAAATTTGGGTGTTTCAATGAATGGAGCTATAATCATCTtcagagctggaaaaataaCCCTTGCTGAGAAG GTTGCAAATGCCAGAAAGGAGGGAGCAGTTGGTGTCCTGATGTACCCGGGCCCCTCAAATGACAGGAAGGCAGATTCCTATGTCCCCTTTGCACAT GCCCACCTTGGAACTGGAGACCCTTTCACCCCAGGCTTCCCTTCTTTCAACCACACCCAGTTCCCACCAGTGGAATCTTCTGGACTACCTCAAATTCCTGTCCAAACTATCTctagagaagcagcagccagacTGTTTGG aaaaatGGATGGAGACAAATGCCTTGAGGAGTGGAGAGCTGATATCATGGGATGTAAGGTGACAGTGAGCAGTGGCAGCAAGATGACAGTGAAACTGACTGTGAACAACGTTATGGTGGATAGGAAGATTCTGAACATCTTTGGTGTTATCAAGGGATTTGAAGAACCAG ACCGGTATGTTGTGCTCGGAGCCCAGAGAGACTCCTGggggccaggagcagccaagGCTGGAGTTGGCACTGCCATCTTGTTGGAACTTGCCCGTGTGATCTCAGACATGGTGAAAAATG ATGACTACAAACCACGGCGCAGCATTATCTTTGCTAGCTGGAGTGCAGGAGAGTACGGAGCTGTGGGTGCTACCGAGTGGCTGGAG GGGTACTCCACCACGCTGCATGCCAAAGCCTTCACTTATATCAACTTGGATACTGCAGTCCTGG gcTCCACAGACATCAAGATTTCTGCTAGCCCATTGCTGTACTCATTGCTGGAGACAACTATGAAGAGG GTAAAGGACCCTGCAGACGATTTGCGTTACCTGGATAGCAGAGCTGGCCCTGACTGGATAAAGAAAGT CGTTCCCCTTGATCTGGATAATGCAGCATTCCCTTTTCTGGCCTACTCAGGAATCCCAGTGGTTTCCTTTGGTTTCTACGAT GAAAATGATGAGTATGCCTTTTTGGGCACTACTGAGGACACTTTGGCTAACCTGAAAAGGAAGACTGTCAACTTGTATCCTCTCATGCGTACTGCTGCAGAAGTTGCTGGTCAAATAGCTCTCAGGATGACCCATGACCATGAGCTCTTCCTGGACTTGGATAGATACAGTGACGAATTGCTGTCATTCCAGGAGAAGCTTTGGCACTTCAATGGCAATGTGAAG GAACTGGGGCTGACCTTGAACTGGCTGTATTTTGCTCGTGGAGACTTCCAGCGAGCTGCAGATGCACTGAGAAGAGACATCGAAAACAGTGACACAGAAAACAGGATTGTCCGCAGAGCCCTGAATGACAGGATGATGAAG GTGGAATACGACTTCCTCTCTCCATACCTCTCACCAAAAGATGCTCCCTTCCGCCACATCTTCTTCGGCAGAGGCAGCCACACCCTGAAGAGTCTGCTGGAGaacctggagcagctggcagccAACAAGACCAGCGTGGATGTGAATGAGCTGAAAGAACAGATGGCCCTGGTGACCTGGACCATTAAAGGGGCTGCCAATGCTTTAGTGGGTGATATCTGGAATACAGACAACGAAATCTAG